The Sulfurimonas sp. HSL3-2 genome segment TTGTATCAGGCAGTATCATCTGCATCGCAGCACTCGGTGTCGGAGCTCTGAGATCCGCTACAAAGTCAGAAATAAGATAATCTATCTCATGTCCTACAGCAGAGACGATCGGCGTCTCTGCTTCAAAGATAGCATCGGCAACGATCTCTTCGTTAAACGACCAAAGGTCTTCTATGCTTCCGCCGCCGCGGCTAAGGACGATGATATCATAGTCTTTTTTATCACTTACATGTAAGGCGTCTACGATGCTCTGCGCACTTGTATTTCCCTGAACCAATACATCATAGATATCGATCTCTACAAGTTTGTATCTTTGACCTGCAACGCGAAGCATATCCTGCAGAGCTGCACCGGTTGCTGATGTGATCAAAGCGATTTTACGCGGAAACTTAGGAAGCGGTTTTTTTATCTCGGGATTAAAATAACCCTTTTGAGAAAGTTTCTGTTTGAGCTGCTCAAAAGCAAGTGCTAAAGCACCCTGCCCTGATGGCTCGATCATAAAACAGTTTATCTGGTACTCGCCTCTTGGTTTGTACACGGTAACAGCGCCGTCAAGTATGACTTTTAGTCCCTCTTCAAGCTTAAACCTGAGCTTTGCGGCATTGCCCTTGAACATAACGCATTTAATAGATGAAGAGCTGTCTTTTAACGTGAAGTAGATGTGACCGCTGTTATGGTGTGTGATTCGAGAGAGTTCACCCTCGACGAAGACTCTGACAAAGCTGCTCTCTAAAAGAGTCTTTATCTGTTCGTTGAGCGATGAGACGCTAAGAGTATTCATTTTAAAGTTTACGAGCGATTATCAGTGTAGAGATATCCATTGAAAAACTTTGTGTGTAAAGTATCTCAAAACCTGCATCTTTGAGTTCGTTTTGCATGTTTTCCACAGTCGAGAAAGTCTCGATAGAGTTTGGAAGGTACTCGTATGCCTCAAGGTTTTTAGAGATAAATCCACCCACTTTAGGCAGGATCTTGTTCATGTAAAAATCTCTGATCTGACCAAGAAGTGACGGATTCTCGTTTTTCATAAACTCTAGTATTACGACAAGTCCGCCACGTTTGAGCACACGGTTGAACTCTTTTAATGCTTCTTCACGTTCTACTACGTTTCTAATGCCGTATGTGATACTTAAAATATCCGCACTTCCGTCTTCTAAAGGGATCTCAGTAGCTTTAGCCGTATGATACTCAAAATCCGGGAATTTGACTTTTGCAACGTCAAGCATGCCGTTTGATGGGTCCACTCCCACGATCTTACCGACTGCAATTCCACCTACTTGAGCCTGCTTTCTCCAGTAGTCCATCATATCACCCGTACCGCAGGCAACGTCTACTATCATATCGACACTGTCACTGTCATTGTAGCTGTATGAAAGATCACACGCTTTTTTTCTCCAGCTTTTGTCTACACCCATACTCATAACACGGTTCGCAGTGTCATAAGTCGGTGCTATATCATCAAACATCGATACGATTTTTTCTTGTTTTTCCATAAATATCTATCCCTTTAATTTCATCCACATTAAAATATCATCCGATATCTTCTCTACATGTAAGATATCGAAATGGTCATCATTTTTATTGAAACGTATTTTACCACCACTTTTCGGAGATACAAAACAAAGATGGTAATCTACATGATTTTTAGAGAGTTCGAACATATTTGACCCACCTTCGATTAAAATACAGTTGTAATCTTTCAATCTGTCAAAGTTCTCTTCGATCATCACTTTTCTATTTTGTACGTTAAACAGCGGGATATTTTTATCAAATTCTTTTGTGCGTGAGACGATAAGAACATCGGGAGCTTTTCCGTCGCAAAGTCTTGCATCAAGCGTAGGTCTGTCTGCCCGTACAGTCTCGCCGCCAACCACGATGAGATCACAGACGTCACGCATCTTATGGACAAGTTCTCTTGATTCTTTTGAGCTTATAACTCCGCCGTCTACGGTGCCGTCGAGTCTCTGTGCCCATTTAAAAAATACAAATCTCTCCTCACTCCACTTTAAAAAAGGAGACAAAAGACCATCTCCCTTTTTCTC includes the following:
- the xseA gene encoding exodeoxyribonuclease VII large subunit; protein product: MNTLSVSSLNEQIKTLLESSFVRVFVEGELSRITHHNSGHIYFTLKDSSSSIKCVMFKGNAAKLRFKLEEGLKVILDGAVTVYKPRGEYQINCFMIEPSGQGALALAFEQLKQKLSQKGYFNPEIKKPLPKFPRKIALITSATGAALQDMLRVAGQRYKLVEIDIYDVLVQGNTSAQSIVDALHVSDKKDYDIIVLSRGGGSIEDLWSFNEEIVADAIFEAETPIVSAVGHEIDYLISDFVADLRAPTPSAAMQMILPDTNELYQYIDNIAGSYHNLIDSKIYNFSQALSHIKKLYEQNSIEERIRQKKAEVTQLGERFNQTIEFKLQNLRRDLEPLHVRLSHQMQTILSQKQNRLNSLKENLLSNDPKKRVVSGFAQISKDGKVTSLEELHVDESFDLMNERLKVTSKVIGIKEF
- the ubiE gene encoding bifunctional demethylmenaquinone methyltransferase/2-methoxy-6-polyprenyl-1,4-benzoquinol methylase UbiE; the encoded protein is MEKQEKIVSMFDDIAPTYDTANRVMSMGVDKSWRKKACDLSYSYNDSDSVDMIVDVACGTGDMMDYWRKQAQVGGIAVGKIVGVDPSNGMLDVAKVKFPDFEYHTAKATEIPLEDGSADILSITYGIRNVVEREEALKEFNRVLKRGGLVVILEFMKNENPSLLGQIRDFYMNKILPKVGGFISKNLEAYEYLPNSIETFSTVENMQNELKDAGFEILYTQSFSMDISTLIIARKL
- the ribD gene encoding bifunctional diaminohydroxyphosphoribosylaminopyrimidine deaminase/5-amino-6-(5-phosphoribosylamino)uracil reductase RibD, with amino-acid sequence MDLALNEAWKSQILTYPNPAVGCAVIKAESELLCVEAHKKVGGPHAEVLALQSAYFKLTDDKTILSLTSSHEIHNYLLKNHNGCFTDCTLFVTLEPCAHEGKTPSCANLISKLGVKRVVIASADESQKAKGGREIVANTGTKVEFSSLEKKGDGLLSPFLKWSEERFVFFKWAQRLDGTVDGGVISSKESRELVHKMRDVCDLIVVGGETVRADRPTLDARLCDGKAPDVLIVSRTKEFDKNIPLFNVQNRKVMIEENFDRLKDYNCILIEGGSNMFELSKNHVDYHLCFVSPKSGGKIRFNKNDDHFDILHVEKISDDILMWMKLKG